One window from the genome of Sneathia sanguinegens encodes:
- a CDS encoding endonuclease MutS2, which produces MKTYEDILEYYKIKNELIDNSFLNSTKEKFLDLKKYKTKDEAEEELLLMRDMIDFYKYDDGLELEGIKNIENVMSTLDLLGSYLEILNLFYLKQNIELYRKSKNRAKNVRDKYKRIYKLFDTNVETKEIEGVLAELIDDKGEILETASPLLKDIKKQKHIINENIKEKLNSILTDSKFANAISEKIITTRNERYVLAIKTDFKGLIKGIEHDKSSTGNTVYIEPLSVVSLNNRLREYEAREREEIRKILIRVTEYLRTKKNEILVIYETLKRLDFLNAKVLFSIKYSCNIPTIVNKGIINFVEARHPFIDKDVVVPLTFSLDDEKRLMLITGPNTGGKTVTLKVAGLLSIMALSGIPIPAKETTQIMFFDRILADIGDEQSIEQNLSSFSSHVKSISQIIEKATSKSLVLLDELGSGTDPIEGAAFAMSIIDYLNKNRCYGIISTHYSEVKAHAYNNEGIKTSSMEFDIKTLAPTYRLIEGIPGESNALIIAKKYGISDEIIQNAKSYISEDNKKVEKMLQAIKQKNEDLEIANEKLRILKEELNDKKIEYENKLYDLEREKTQILDESMKKADEYIKNMQAKAKSLIEKLNQEDANKESIKETQRSMNRLYSSIVEDKKKNKNKNNQIKTMQKDGFEVGEEIIVKSLNKNAKILKIIENKDSLQIQVGILKMLIPFTDAKKINTKYKQQKKGTIIYNQANAKTEIDVRGKTADEAIHQIELFLDKAILAGYNFVYIVHGKGTMVLRKKIREYLKDSPYVASYNDADQNEGGHGCTVVTLK; this is translated from the coding sequence ATGAAAACTTATGAAGATATATTAGAATATTATAAAATAAAAAATGAATTGATTGATAATTCATTTTTAAATAGCACAAAAGAAAAATTTTTGGATTTGAAGAAATATAAAACTAAGGATGAAGCTGAAGAAGAATTGCTATTAATGAGAGATATGATAGATTTCTATAAATATGATGATGGATTAGAACTTGAAGGTATAAAAAATATTGAAAATGTTATGTCAACATTAGATTTACTAGGAAGTTATCTTGAAATTTTAAATTTATTTTATTTAAAACAAAATATAGAATTATATAGAAAATCTAAGAATCGTGCTAAAAATGTAAGAGATAAATATAAGAGAATATATAAATTATTTGATACTAATGTTGAAACAAAGGAAATTGAAGGTGTTTTGGCTGAATTAATAGATGATAAGGGAGAAATTTTAGAAACAGCCTCACCTTTGTTAAAAGATATTAAAAAGCAAAAACATATAATCAATGAAAATATAAAGGAAAAGTTAAATTCAATTTTAACTGATTCTAAATTTGCAAATGCAATTTCTGAAAAAATAATAACCACAAGAAATGAAAGATATGTTTTAGCAATAAAAACTGATTTTAAAGGTTTAATAAAGGGAATAGAACATGATAAATCTTCAACAGGAAATACTGTATATATAGAGCCTTTATCTGTAGTTTCATTAAATAATAGATTAAGAGAATATGAGGCTAGAGAAAGGGAAGAAATAAGAAAAATTTTAATTAGAGTTACTGAATATCTAAGAACAAAGAAAAATGAAATATTAGTTATATATGAAACTCTAAAAAGATTAGACTTTTTGAATGCAAAGGTTCTATTTTCTATAAAATATTCTTGTAATATTCCTACTATTGTTAATAAAGGAATAATTAATTTTGTTGAAGCAAGACATCCTTTTATTGATAAAGATGTTGTTGTACCTTTAACATTTAGCTTAGATGACGAAAAAAGATTAATGCTAATTACAGGACCAAATACTGGGGGAAAAACTGTAACATTGAAAGTTGCAGGACTTTTATCTATAATGGCTTTATCTGGAATTCCAATTCCTGCAAAAGAAACAACACAAATAATGTTTTTTGATAGAATATTAGCAGATATAGGTGATGAACAAAGTATAGAACAAAATTTATCATCATTTTCTTCACATGTTAAATCAATTTCACAAATAATAGAAAAAGCTACTTCAAAATCATTGGTACTTTTAGATGAACTTGGTTCAGGTACAGATCCAATTGAAGGAGCTGCTTTTGCGATGTCTATTATAGATTATTTAAATAAAAATAGATGTTATGGAATAATTTCAACTCATTATAGTGAAGTTAAAGCACATGCATATAACAATGAAGGAATAAAAACATCTTCAATGGAATTTGATATTAAAACTTTAGCACCAACATATAGATTAATTGAAGGGATACCTGGTGAAAGTAATGCATTGATTATAGCTAAAAAATATGGAATTTCTGATGAGATTATTCAAAATGCTAAGAGCTATATCAGTGAAGATAATAAAAAGGTTGAAAAAATGCTACAAGCCATAAAGCAAAAAAATGAAGATTTGGAAATAGCTAATGAAAAGTTAAGAATCTTAAAAGAAGAATTAAATGATAAAAAAATAGAGTATGAAAATAAGCTTTATGATTTAGAAAGAGAAAAAACGCAAATTCTAGATGAAAGTATGAAAAAAGCAGATGAATATATTAAAAATATGCAGGCAAAAGCAAAGTCATTAATTGAAAAACTTAATCAAGAAGATGCAAATAAAGAAAGTATAAAAGAAACTCAAAGAAGTATGAATAGACTGTATAGTTCAATAGTTGAAGATAAAAAGAAAAATAAGAATAAGAATAATCAGATTAAAACTATGCAAAAAGACGGCTTTGAGGTAGGAGAAGAAATAATAGTTAAATCTTTGAATAAAAATGCTAAAATTTTAAAAATAATAGAAAATAAAGATTCTTTACAAATACAAGTAGGAATATTAAAAATGTTAATACCTTTTACAGATGCAAAAAAAATTAATACTAAGTATAAACAACAAAAGAAGGGAACTATTATATATAATCAAGCAAATGCAAAAACTGAAATTGATGTTAGAGGTAAAACAGCAGATGAGGCAATACATCAAATAGAACTTTTTCTAGATAAAGCTATTTTGGCAGGGTATAATTTTGTGTATATTGTACATGGTAAAGGAACTATGGTTTTAAGAAAAAAAATAAGAGAATATTTAAAAGATTCACCATATGTAGCTTCATATAATGATGCTGATCAAAATGAAGGCGGACATGGTTGTACAGTTGTAACATTAAAATAA
- the cysS gene encoding cysteine--tRNA ligase — protein MMKLYNTLTNKLEDFVPIEQNKVKMYVCGPTVYNYIHIGNARPIIVFDVLARIFKYKGYTLQYVQNFTDIDDKIIKKANEEGKTCDEISEKYIEAFLEDIKEMNVIPEIIRPRVTENLDEIKQLISNLLKKGYAYKKGEDVIFSINKYKDYGKLSNQDLNSLTNGVRIEVDEKKDNPNDFVLWKGRKANEPYYESDFGLGRPGWHIECSAMIHKYLGNNIDIHAGGQDLIFPHHENERAQSNCGYDVNNEFVNYWLHNSYITINSEKMSKSLGNFKLLRDILKSYNGNVIRHFILTCHYRKNLNFSTEDLEVSKKTLEKISKSISTFKMLNKGKEDEALEAILKEFKTNFILALEDDINTPKALACVSILIKKVNKLLATKESNVERVYFEIKDKMENILGIKLNEDKIENDKNKILEILLNIREKLRQQKNYELADKIREELAILGIDISDKK, from the coding sequence ATTATGAAATTATACAATACTTTGACTAATAAACTTGAAGATTTTGTTCCAATTGAACAAAATAAGGTTAAGATGTATGTTTGTGGACCTACGGTATATAATTATATTCATATAGGTAATGCAAGACCTATAATAGTATTTGATGTTTTAGCTAGAATTTTTAAATATAAAGGATATACTCTACAATATGTACAAAATTTTACAGATATAGATGATAAGATAATAAAAAAAGCAAATGAAGAAGGTAAAACTTGTGATGAGATAAGTGAAAAATATATAGAAGCTTTTTTAGAAGATATAAAGGAAATGAATGTTATTCCAGAAATAATAAGACCTAGAGTAACTGAAAATTTGGATGAAATAAAACAACTTATCAGCAACTTATTAAAAAAGGGTTATGCATATAAAAAAGGAGAAGATGTAATATTTTCGATAAATAAATATAAGGATTATGGTAAATTATCTAATCAAGATTTAAATTCTTTGACTAATGGAGTTAGAATAGAAGTTGATGAAAAAAAAGATAATCCGAATGATTTTGTTTTGTGGAAGGGAAGAAAGGCTAATGAACCTTATTATGAATCAGATTTTGGTTTAGGTAGACCAGGTTGGCATATAGAATGTAGTGCAATGATACATAAATATTTAGGTAATAATATAGATATTCATGCAGGTGGTCAAGATTTAATATTCCCTCATCATGAAAATGAAAGGGCACAAAGTAATTGTGGATATGATGTAAACAATGAATTTGTAAATTATTGGTTGCATAATAGTTATATTACAATTAATTCAGAAAAAATGAGTAAGTCTTTAGGAAATTTTAAATTATTAAGAGATATTCTAAAGAGTTACAATGGAAATGTAATAAGACACTTTATTTTAACTTGTCATTATAGAAAAAATTTAAATTTTTCTACAGAAGATTTAGAAGTTTCTAAAAAAACTTTAGAAAAAATATCAAAATCTATATCAACATTTAAAATGTTAAATAAGGGTAAAGAAGATGAAGCACTTGAGGCTATTTTAAAAGAATTCAAAACTAATTTCATTTTAGCCTTAGAAGATGATATAAATACACCTAAAGCTTTAGCTTGTGTTTCAATTTTAATAAAAAAAGTAAATAAATTACTTGCAACAAAAGAATCAAATGTTGAAAGAGTATATTTTGAAATAAAAGATAAAATGGAAAATATTTTAGGTATAAAATTAAATGAAGATAAAATAGAAAATGATAAAAATAAAATATTGGAAATATTATTAAATATTAGAGAAAAGTTAAGACAACAAAAGAACTATGAATTAGCAGATAAAATAAGAGAGGAGTTAGCTATTTTAGGAATAGATATTAGTGATAAAAAATGA
- a CDS encoding rod shape-determining protein produces MKLKNLFRIFRLKRSISIDLGTANVLIYDRQKEKIVLNEPSVVALDKKTRKVIAVGHDAREMLGRTPNNILAIKPLKDGVIADLDVTKEMLNYFITKIYGRTLFKPEVMICVPLEVTTVERKALFDSVVGAKKIYIIEEGRAAIIGSGIDISKPMGHMVVDIGGGSTDVAILSLNEVISSRSIRVAGNTFDNDIIRYIKNKYNLQIGERTAENLKKNLATAIPVSEPRQLAIKGLNVETGSPQSIEITENEIYEAMKGSLDAIINAAKEVLEKCPPELSADLLENGIIMTGGGALIKDFTTLLEKEVLVKVFVSKNPLDSVVLGGGLAFDNKKLLQTLQVKEY; encoded by the coding sequence ATGAAATTAAAAAATTTATTCAGAATATTCAGATTAAAAAGAAGTATATCTATTGATTTGGGTACAGCAAATGTACTTATTTATGATAGACAAAAGGAAAAAATTGTATTAAATGAACCTTCAGTTGTAGCTTTAGATAAGAAAACAAGAAAAGTAATAGCAGTGGGGCATGATGCAAGAGAAATGTTAGGTAGAACTCCAAATAATATTTTAGCAATTAAACCATTAAAAGATGGGGTTATTGCAGATTTAGATGTTACAAAAGAAATGCTTAATTATTTTATAACAAAAATTTATGGTAGAACTTTATTTAAACCTGAAGTAATGATATGTGTACCTTTGGAAGTTACAACGGTTGAAAGAAAAGCATTATTTGATTCAGTTGTTGGTGCAAAAAAGATATATATTATTGAAGAAGGAAGGGCAGCAATAATAGGATCAGGCATTGATATTTCAAAACCAATGGGACATATGGTAGTTGATATAGGCGGAGGTTCAACCGATGTTGCTATATTATCACTTAATGAAGTTATTTCTTCAAGATCGATAAGAGTTGCTGGAAATACTTTTGATAATGATATAATTAGATATATAAAGAATAAATATAATTTACAAATAGGAGAAAGAACAGCTGAAAATTTGAAAAAAAATTTAGCTACAGCAATACCAGTTTCAGAACCTAGACAATTAGCAATTAAAGGTTTGAATGTTGAAACTGGAAGTCCTCAAAGTATAGAAATAACAGAAAATGAGATATATGAAGCTATGAAAGGGTCATTAGATGCTATTATTAATGCAGCAAAGGAAGTATTAGAAAAATGCCCACCTGAATTGTCTGCAGATTTGCTTGAAAATGGAATAATAATGACAGGTGGAGGAGCTTTAATAAAAGATTTTACAACCTTATTAGAAAAAGAAGTTTTAGTAAAAGTTTTTGTATCAAAAAATCCTTTAGATTCTGTTGTTTTAGGTGGGGGATTAGCATTTGACAATAAAAAATTATTGCAAACTTTGCAAGTGAAGGAATATTAA
- a CDS encoding HAD family hydrolase, which produces MYKLIISDLDGTLLNSNHKMDSFTKDILHQIHSKGVNFVIATGRTFLDAVRVKNDLGLNVPMITTNGAALYDENNKELYRYDLPKEFIANILKLQYKNFGKDIVMNSIAEDKWYIHDSIDANHKLHEWEEENWKFEYRNKEKIGDLRVSKIFFIGKHEELEKIEKYILNNYSDIVNFAFTLPFCFEIYSKYATKGEALKKLAEIKKYNLKQAIAFGDGLNDLEMLALVKKAYTMKNASPKLKKALSNSEEIGVNYESAVANKLKELFEI; this is translated from the coding sequence ATGTATAAATTAATTATTTCAGATTTAGATGGAACTTTATTAAATTCTAATCATAAAATGGATAGCTTTACTAAGGATATTTTACATCAAATACATTCTAAGGGTGTTAATTTTGTAATAGCTACTGGAAGGACTTTTTTAGATGCAGTCAGAGTAAAAAATGATTTGGGATTAAATGTACCCATGATTACAACTAATGGAGCAGCTTTATATGATGAGAATAATAAAGAATTATATAGATATGATTTACCAAAGGAATTTATAGCTAATATACTAAAATTACAATATAAGAATTTTGGAAAAGATATTGTAATGAATAGTATTGCAGAAGATAAGTGGTATATTCATGACTCAATAGATGCTAATCATAAATTACATGAATGGGAAGAAGAAAATTGGAAATTTGAATATAGAAATAAAGAAAAAATAGGGGATTTAAGGGTTTCCAAAATATTTTTCATAGGTAAACATGAAGAGTTAGAAAAAATAGAAAAATATATTTTAAATAACTATTCAGATATTGTAAATTTTGCTTTCACTTTACCTTTTTGTTTTGAAATTTATTCAAAATATGCAACAAAGGGAGAAGCATTAAAAAAATTAGCAGAAATAAAAAAATATAATTTAAAACAAGCTATTGCATTTGGAGATGGTTTAAATGATTTAGAAATGTTAGCTCTTGTAAAAAAGGCTTATACCATGAAAAATGCAAGTCCAAAATTAAAAAAAGCCTTGAGTAATTCTGAAGAAATAGGAGTGAATTATGAAAGTGCAGTAGCAAATAAATTAAAGGAGTTGTTCGAAATATAA
- the murI gene encoding glutamate racemase: MAIGIFDSGLGGLSVLKYVLKMYPNKKMVYFADTEHFPYGTKNKEELINYADKIVDFFISEGVTEILIACNTATALTLDYLKKNYKLEIHGIITPVCDYILKKDIKNITLIATSATIKSKVYNDILKDRIINNIEAPLLVQCAENMEEEKAKLVIQNYFKDIMPINIILGCTHFPLLIPEFKEIFPKANLIDPALELVKKIKLTHEDGNIVLYCSKDLEKFKRKVYKILKREDLDVRLHKWEINC, encoded by the coding sequence ATGGCAATAGGAATTTTTGATTCAGGTCTTGGTGGCTTGAGTGTATTAAAATATGTTTTGAAAATGTATCCAAATAAAAAAATGGTGTATTTTGCTGATACTGAACATTTTCCTTATGGTACAAAAAATAAAGAAGAACTTATTAATTATGCAGATAAAATAGTTGATTTCTTTATATCAGAAGGAGTGACTGAAATTTTAATAGCTTGTAATACAGCAACAGCACTTACACTTGATTATTTGAAAAAAAATTATAAATTAGAAATTCATGGTATTATAACACCTGTTTGTGATTATATCTTAAAAAAAGATATTAAGAATATTACATTAATTGCAACAAGTGCTACAATTAAATCAAAAGTATATAATGATATTTTAAAGGATAGAATAATAAATAATATAGAAGCACCTTTATTAGTACAATGTGCAGAAAATATGGAAGAAGAAAAAGCAAAATTAGTAATACAAAATTATTTTAAAGATATAATGCCCATAAATATTATTTTGGGGTGTACGCATTTTCCATTATTAATTCCTGAATTTAAAGAAATATTTCCAAAGGCAAATTTAATAGATCCTGCCTTAGAGTTAGTTAAAAAAATAAAACTTACACATGAAGATGGGAATATAGTTTTATATTGTTCAAAAGATTTGGAAAAATTTAAGAGAAAAGTCTATAAAATATTAAAAAGGGAGGATTTGGATGTACGATTACATAAGTGGGAAATTAACTGTTAA
- the ruvA gene encoding Holliday junction branch migration protein RuvA, translated as MYDYISGKLTVKNLEYACIDINGLAYLCYIPFKTYENLVAINEKEKLYTYMYVKEDLIKLYGFKTIEERKIFKLVISVSGIGPKIALAILSVYSPNEIINIVKINDAKMLSKVNGLGLKKAQKLIIELNDKVEDIEISETQDFNILLIKNELKLALESLGYNKIKLEDYLSDEEIMNYKDSAILMKLVLKKLAKK; from the coding sequence ATGTACGATTACATAAGTGGGAAATTAACTGTTAAGAATTTAGAATATGCTTGTATTGATATAAATGGTTTGGCATATCTTTGTTATATTCCTTTTAAAACTTATGAAAATTTAGTTGCTATTAATGAAAAAGAAAAATTATATACATATATGTATGTGAAAGAAGATTTAATAAAATTATATGGTTTTAAAACAATAGAAGAAAGAAAAATTTTTAAATTAGTTATTTCCGTAAGTGGAATTGGACCAAAAATAGCTCTTGCAATATTATCGGTGTATTCACCTAATGAAATAATTAATATAGTTAAGATTAATGATGCTAAAATGCTCTCAAAAGTTAATGGGTTAGGATTAAAAAAAGCACAAAAACTTATTATTGAATTAAATGATAAGGTAGAAGATATTGAAATTTCAGAAACACAAGATTTTAATATCTTACTTATTAAAAATGAATTAAAACTTGCTTTAGAATCTTTAGGTTATAATAAAATTAAACTTGAAGATTATTTATCGGATGAAGAAATAATGAATTATAAGGATAGTGCAATATTGATGAAATTAGTATTAAAGAAATTAGCTAAAAAATAA
- a CDS encoding TIGR02206 family membrane protein, with translation MYSFKYFEPIHIHALVFWFIISLILIIIPVFKKNFEKGIYTTIIGYFFIFAKIFDIYYRIKFEHELWYTTFPLNLCNISLIFAGIYFITRKNILFNFVYFYFTGAILAILLPNINPYYTKAYVYVFIGTHILEIMSVIYAFYHLNARVTKKGLYTSLIGYLFFTFVAKVVNAHFGTNYMYVSDYIISAVNFIKPLSLYFVLFTILFMLSMIMTYLPFMYVDNDEPNEYSIK, from the coding sequence ATGTACTCATTTAAATATTTTGAACCTATACATATTCATGCACTAGTATTTTGGTTTATCATTTCACTTATTTTGATAATTATACCGGTATTTAAAAAGAATTTTGAAAAGGGTATTTATACAACAATAATAGGATATTTTTTTATTTTTGCAAAAATATTTGATATTTATTATAGAATAAAATTTGAACATGAATTATGGTATACAACTTTTCCACTAAATTTATGTAATATTTCTTTAATATTTGCAGGGATTTATTTTATAACTAGAAAAAATATATTATTTAATTTTGTGTATTTTTATTTTACAGGAGCTATATTAGCTATATTATTGCCAAATATAAATCCATATTACACAAAAGCTTATGTATATGTTTTTATTGGTACACATATTTTAGAGATTATGTCTGTAATTTATGCTTTTTATCATTTGAATGCAAGAGTAACAAAAAAAGGTTTATATACTTCGTTAATAGGTTATTTATTTTTCACTTTTGTTGCAAAGGTTGTAAATGCACACTTTGGAACTAATTATATGTATGTCAGTGATTATATTATAAGTGCAGTTAATTTTATTAAACCACTTAGTCTATATTTTGTACTATTTACAATTTTATTCATGTTGTCAATGATAATGACCTATCTTCCATTTATGTATGTTGATAATGATGAACCAAATGAATACAGTATAAAATAA
- the hpt gene encoding hypoxanthine phosphoribosyltransferase: protein MSRNWEEHIVKTLISKEEISKRVKELGAEITKDYINDDAPFVVVGILKGSVVFMSDLVREIHLPLTMDFMEVSSYGNDFETSREIKIIKDLEHSVRGKNVLVVEDIIDSGLTLKKILKMIGKREPKKVILCTLLNKEERRQTDVDVQYIGFDIPDEFVSGYGLDYMQEYRNIPYICVLDVNKDE, encoded by the coding sequence ATGTCAAGAAATTGGGAAGAACATATAGTAAAAACTTTAATATCTAAAGAAGAAATTAGTAAAAGAGTTAAAGAATTAGGTGCTGAAATTACAAAAGATTATATTAATGATGATGCACCTTTTGTTGTAGTTGGAATACTTAAAGGTTCTGTTGTATTTATGTCTGATTTGGTTAGAGAAATACACTTGCCCTTAACTATGGATTTTATGGAAGTATCAAGTTATGGAAATGATTTTGAAACTTCAAGAGAAATTAAGATAATTAAAGACTTAGAACATAGTGTAAGAGGTAAGAATGTTCTTGTAGTTGAAGACATAATAGATTCTGGTTTAACATTGAAAAAAATATTAAAAATGATAGGAAAAAGAGAACCTAAAAAAGTTATACTTTGTACTTTGTTAAATAAAGAAGAAAGAAGACAAACAGATGTAGATGTACAATATATAGGTTTTGATATTCCAGATGAATTTGTATCAGGTTATGGACTTGATTATATGCAAGAATATAGAAATATACCATATATATGTGTGCTAGATGTGAATAAAGATGAGTAA